In Halictus rubicundus isolate RS-2024b chromosome 5, iyHalRubi1_principal, whole genome shotgun sequence, one genomic interval encodes:
- the Ter94 gene encoding transitional endoplasmic reticulum ATPase TER94: MGEQKSGEDLATAILRKKDKPNRLLVDEAIADDNSVVALSQAKMDELQLFRGDTVLLKGKRRKETVCIVLSDDTCPDEKIRMNRVIRNNLRVRLSDVVSVHACPEVKYGKRIHVLPLDDTITGLTGNLFEIYLKPYFLEAYRPINKDDNFIVRGGMRAIEFKVVETDPGPFCIVAPDTVIHCEGDPIKREEEEEALNAVGYDDIGGVRKQLAQIKEMVELPLRHPSLFKAIGVKPPRGILLYGPPGTGKTLIARAVANETGAFFFLINGPEIMSKLAGESESNLRKAFEEAEKNSPAIIFIDELDAIAPKREKTHGEVERRIVSQLLTLMDGMKQSSHVIVMAATNRPNSIDAALRRFGRFDKEIDIGIPDATGRLEILRIHTKNMKLADDVELEEIASETHGHVGADLASLCSEAALQQIREKMDLIDLEDDHIDAEVLSSLAVTMDNFKYAMTKSSPSALRETIVEVPNVTWVDIGGLQNVKMELQELVQYPVEHPEKFLKFGMQPSRGVLFYGPPGCGKTLLAKAIANECQANFISVKGPELLTMWFGESEANVRDVFDKARSAAPCVLFFDELDSIAKSRGGTVGDAGGAADRVINQILTEMDGMGAKKNVFIIGATNRPDIIDPAILRPGRLDQLIYIPLPDEKSREAIFRANLRKSPVAKDVELSYIAKVTHGFSGADITEICQRACKLAIRQSIETEIRREKERANNPSASMDMDEDDPVPEITRAHFEEAMRFARRSVSDNDIRKYEMFAQTLQQSRGFGTNFRFPQSGASGTQDTTQGDPTFQDDGDDDLYS, encoded by the exons ATGGGTGAACAGAAGAG CGGTGAGGATTTAGCAACAGCCATCCTTCGAAAGAAGGATAAGCCAAACAGATTATTAGTTGATGAAGCTATTGCAGATGATAATTCTGTTGTGGCTCTATCTCAAGCAAAAATGGACGAATTGCAATTGTTTCGAGGAGATACAGTGTTACTGAAAGGCAAACGACGTAAAGAAACTGTATGCATTGTACTTTCTGATGATACTTGTCCTGATGAAAAAATTCGCATGAATCGTGTCATCAGAAACAACTTACGAGTACGCTTAAGTGATGTTGTTTCTGTACATGCATGTCCAGAAGTTAAATATGGGAAACGTATTCATGTGCTGCCATTAGATGATACCATTACTGGTCTTACAGG aaatttgtttgaaatataTTTGAAGCCATACTTTTTGGAAGCATATCGTCCTATTAATAAAGATGACAATTTCATTGTACGCGGTGGCATGCGAGCCATAGAATTTAAAGTTGTAGAAACAGATCCTGGGCCATTCTGTATTGTTGCTCCAGATACAGTTATTCATTGTGAAGGTGACCCCATTAAAAGAGAG gaggaggaagaagcaTTAAATGCAGTGGGTTACGATGATATTGGTGGAGTTCGCAAACAGTTAGCTCAAATTAAGGAAATGGTAGAGTTACCTTTGCGACATCCATCTTTATTCAAAGCTATTGGCGTGAAACCGCCACGTGGTATTCTGTTATATGGGCCACCTGGTACAGGAAAAACGCTTATTGCACGTGCTGTGGCAAATGAAACAGGCGCATTCTTTTTCCTTATTAATG GTCCTGAAATAATGAGTAAACTTGCCGGAGAATCTGAAAGTAATTTAAGAAAAGCATTCGAAGAAGCTGAGAAAAATTCACCAGCTATAATTTTCATCGATGAACTTGATGCAATTGCTCCAAAAAGAGAAAAG ACACATGGAGAGGTGGAAAGACGTATAGTGTCACAACTGCTCACTTTAATGGACGGCATGAAACAAAGTTCTCATGTTATTGTAATGGCTGCCACTAATCGTCCTAATAGCATTGATGCAGCATTACGTCGTTTTGGGCGTTTTGACAAAGAAATTGATATTGGAATACCCGATGCTACTGGCCGCTTAGAAATTTTAAGAATTCATACTAAAAACATGAAGCTTGCTGATGACGTCGAATTAGAAGAG ATTGCATCAGAAACTCATGGTCATGTCGGAGCTGATTTAGCTTCATTATGTTCTGAAGCAGCATTGCAACAAATTCGTGAAAAAATGGACCTTATTGATTTAGAAGATGATCATATAGATGCTGAAGTTTTATCTTCTCTTGCCGTCACTATGGATAATTTCAAG TATGCAATGACTAAGAGCAGTCCAAGTGCTTTACGAGAAACCATTGTGGAGGTTCCAAATGTTACTTGGGTCGATATTGGTGGTTTACAAAATGTTAAAATGGAATTACAGGAATTGGTACAG TATCCAGTTGAACATCCTGAAAAATTCCTGAAGTTTGGCATGCAACCATCGCGAGGGGTGTTATTTTATGGACCTCCTGGTTGTGGTAAAACTTTATTGGCTAAAGCCATAGCCAATGAATGTCAAGCaaattttatttctgtaaagGGACCAGAATTGTTAACTATGTGGTTCGGCGAATCTGAAGCCAATGTCAGGGATGTTTTCGATAAA GCGAGATCAGCAGCTCCTTGCGTATTATTCTTCGATGAACTTGATTCTATTGCAAAATCTCGAGGTGGCACAGTAGGAGATGCCGGTGGAGCAGCAGACCGTGTGATTAATCAAATCTTAACTGAAATGGATGGAATGGGAgcgaaaaaaaatgtattcatcATAGGAGCTACTAATCGACCTGATATTATTGATCCTGCTATTTTACGACCTGGTAGATTAGATCAGCTGATTTATATACCATTACCAGATGAAAAATCGCGTGAAGCCATTTTCAGAGCTAATCTTCGAAAATCACCCGTAGCTAAG GATGTAGAGCTAAGCTATATAGCTAAAGTAACACATGGTTTTTCGGGTGCTGATATAACAGAAATTTGTCAACGTGCTTGTAAGCTCGCTATAAGGCAAAGTATTGAAACTGAAATTCGAAGAGAAAAAGAACGTGCCAACAATCCATCCGCATCTATGGAC ATGGACGAAGATGATCCTGTGCCAGAAATAACCAGAGCACACTTTGAAGAAGCAATGAGGTTTGCTCGACGTTCAGTTTCCGATAATGATATCCGAAAATATGAAATGTTTGCACAAACGCTTCAACAATCGCGTGGATTCGGAACTAATTTCAG ATTTCCGCAAAGCGGAGCAAGTGGTACTCAAGATACAACGCAAGGTGATCCTACCTTCCAAGATGACGGTGACGATGATCTTTATAGCTAA
- the LOC143354203 gene encoding leptin receptor gene-related protein: protein MTLVILACGLPQYNVWWPFFVVLFYVLAPIPTIVIRRREEYDNGITNNSGLELAIFITMGFLISSFALPIVLARSPASGPVIQWGACYLTLSANIVVYLTLFGFFSIFEQEDTW from the exons ATGACACTTGTCATACTGGCCTGTGGATTACCACAATACAA TGTGTGGTGGCCATTTTTTGTTGTATTATTCTATGTGTTGGCACCAATACCAACTATAGTGATACGTCGACGTGAAGAATACGATAATGGAATTACTAATAATTCAGGTTTGGAACTGGCTATATTCATCACTATGGGATTTTTGATATCATCCTTTGCTCTTCCTATTGTATTGGCAAGATCTCCAGCTAGTGGTCCAGTG ATTCAATGGGGAGCTTGTTACTTGACTTTATCAGCTAATATTGTTGTGTATTTAACTCTATTCGGATTTTTTTCAATCTTCGAACAGGAAGACACATGGTGA
- the LOC143354205 gene encoding uncharacterized protein LOC143354205 isoform X1, which translates to MQVVHFSWGLFLYLLSTLPVDAVGYNITLSHDGPVVLGGTITFKADFFKDDGTRPSGTFKYQWRDDAIPSHEYETEETSNTTVYWSVSYPHDIYSIGIFEMEVIVSEKYSFLWWKCTSVRTRFYVTEFINGDIEIIQPNKTVGDEYVSSATEANVTINMRKGDVDYLKNATTVSTYWFIDCTYYDQTTDFNFLYNFTNPDTSHVIEALVVASFEPLPTVLPTTTVATINTTVPFSTTEPNVIISNTTTERVVTTVMSDAAATEKLLLTTSPTSLPIQIPTTTLVPNATNANVNIPLPYICSNSSIIASDPEKTYGYFSKKVNVRAPIMNITVEGTNWIQPWDMLSLNVTCKGSGPFYKCLDFHRGKYNITGNETCNSVDHLRSCNFSIIHYFLEPSVYTILIIMNNDVSKEIYPMTINIYKVTTKPQLSVIVVPVSCSLAAVVLIVFGIAYYIQSRARFTVEVADFDFGQSNPEMEYKTFTERLRDSFNNTIRPGNKRISGYKHLNNPEPLQ; encoded by the exons ATGCAGGTAGTGCATTTTTCCTGGGGTCTCTTTTTGTATCTGTTATCTACACTTCCAG TTGATGCTGTTGGTTATAACATTACATTGTCTCATGATGGCCCTGTAGTATTAGGTGGAACTATTACATTCAAAGCCGATTTTTTTAAAGATGATGGTACAAGACCATCAGGTACTTTTAAGTATCAGTGGAGAGACGATGCGATACCGTCCCATGAATATGAG ACAGAAGAAACATCAAATACTACAGTGTATTGGAGTGTAAGTTATCCACATGACATTTATAGTATTGGAATATTTGAAATGGAAGTAATAGTTagcgaaaaatattcatttttgtgGTGGAAATGTACCAGTGTACGCACTAGGTTTTATGTAACAG AATTTATTAATGGCgatattgaaattatacaacCGAATAAAACAGTAGGGGATGAATATGTTTCTTCTGCAACAGAAGCAAATGTAACAATAAATATGCGTAAAGGAGATGtagattatttgaaaaatgcgaCAACAGTATCTACTTACTGGTTTATAGACTGCACATATTATGATCAAACAActgatttcaattttctttataatttcacaAATCCTGATACGTCACATGTTATTGAAGCATTAGTAGTTGCATCATTTGAGCCACTACCAACTGTATTGCCTACGACCACAGTAGCAACAATAAATACAACTGTTCCGTTTTCTACAACTGAACCAAACGTGATAATCTCAAATACTACTACAGAACGAGTAGTAACTACTGTAATGTCTGATGCTGCTGCAACAGAAAAACTATTATTAACAACTAGTCCAACATCTTTGCCTATTCAAATACCTACTACAACACTTGTACCAAACGCCACTAACGCCAATGTAAATATTCCCTTACCTTACATCTGTTCAAACTCCTCTATAATTGCTTCAGATCCTGAAAAAACTTATGGATACTTCAGTAAAAAAGTTAATGTTCGTG CGCCTATAATGAACATAACAGTGGAAGGCACGAATTGGATTCAACCATGGGACATGTTATCTTTAAATGTAACATGTAAAGGTTCAGGACCTTTTTATAAGTGCCTTGACTTCCATCGAGGAAAATACAATATTACTGGTAATGAAACATGCAATAGTGTCGATCATCTTCGTTCTTGTAATTTCTCCATCATCCATTATTTTTTGGAGCCCAGTGTATATACAATACTAATTATAATGAACAATGATGTCAGCAAAGAAATATATCCTATgacaataaatatttataaag TGACAACAAAACCGCAATTGTCAGTAATAGTTGTACCAGTTTCTTGTTCACTTGCGGCTGTAGTGCTGATTGTTTTTGGCATTGCATATTACATACAAAGCAGAGCAAGATTTACAGTGGAAGTGGCAGATTTTGATTTTGGTCAAAGTAATCCAGAGATGGAATATAAAACGTTCACAGAACGGTTACGAGATTCATTCAATAACACCATAAGACCAGGAAACAAACGGATAAGT GGCTATAAACATCTGAATAATCCTGAACCCCTTCAATGA
- the LOC143354205 gene encoding uncharacterized protein LOC143354205 isoform X2 translates to MQVVHFSWGLFLYLLSTLPVDAVGYNITLSHDGPVVLGGTITFKADFFKDDGTRPSGTFKYQWRDDAIPSHEYETEETSNTTVYWSVSYPHDIYSIGIFEMEVIVSEKYSFLWWKCTSVRTRFYVTEFINGDIEIIQPNKTVGDEYVSSATEANVTINMRKGDVDYLKNATTVSTYWFIDCTYYDQTTDFNFLYNFTNPDTSHVIEALVVASFEPLPTVLPTTTVATINTTVPFSTTEPNVIISNTTTERVVTTVMSDAAATEKLLLTTSPTSLPIQIPTTTLVPNATNANVNIPLPYICSNSSIIASDPEKTYGYFSKKVNVRAPIMNITVEGTNWIQPWDMLSLNVTCKGSGPFYKCLDFHRGKYNITGNETCNSVDHLRSCNFSIIHYFLEPSVYTILIIMNNDVSKEIYPMTINIYKVTTKPQLSVIVVPVSCSLAAVVLIVFGIAYYIQSRARFTVEVADFDFGQSNPEMEYKTFTERLRDSFNNTIRPGNKRISVGQPYYGSMNH, encoded by the exons ATGCAGGTAGTGCATTTTTCCTGGGGTCTCTTTTTGTATCTGTTATCTACACTTCCAG TTGATGCTGTTGGTTATAACATTACATTGTCTCATGATGGCCCTGTAGTATTAGGTGGAACTATTACATTCAAAGCCGATTTTTTTAAAGATGATGGTACAAGACCATCAGGTACTTTTAAGTATCAGTGGAGAGACGATGCGATACCGTCCCATGAATATGAG ACAGAAGAAACATCAAATACTACAGTGTATTGGAGTGTAAGTTATCCACATGACATTTATAGTATTGGAATATTTGAAATGGAAGTAATAGTTagcgaaaaatattcatttttgtgGTGGAAATGTACCAGTGTACGCACTAGGTTTTATGTAACAG AATTTATTAATGGCgatattgaaattatacaacCGAATAAAACAGTAGGGGATGAATATGTTTCTTCTGCAACAGAAGCAAATGTAACAATAAATATGCGTAAAGGAGATGtagattatttgaaaaatgcgaCAACAGTATCTACTTACTGGTTTATAGACTGCACATATTATGATCAAACAActgatttcaattttctttataatttcacaAATCCTGATACGTCACATGTTATTGAAGCATTAGTAGTTGCATCATTTGAGCCACTACCAACTGTATTGCCTACGACCACAGTAGCAACAATAAATACAACTGTTCCGTTTTCTACAACTGAACCAAACGTGATAATCTCAAATACTACTACAGAACGAGTAGTAACTACTGTAATGTCTGATGCTGCTGCAACAGAAAAACTATTATTAACAACTAGTCCAACATCTTTGCCTATTCAAATACCTACTACAACACTTGTACCAAACGCCACTAACGCCAATGTAAATATTCCCTTACCTTACATCTGTTCAAACTCCTCTATAATTGCTTCAGATCCTGAAAAAACTTATGGATACTTCAGTAAAAAAGTTAATGTTCGTG CGCCTATAATGAACATAACAGTGGAAGGCACGAATTGGATTCAACCATGGGACATGTTATCTTTAAATGTAACATGTAAAGGTTCAGGACCTTTTTATAAGTGCCTTGACTTCCATCGAGGAAAATACAATATTACTGGTAATGAAACATGCAATAGTGTCGATCATCTTCGTTCTTGTAATTTCTCCATCATCCATTATTTTTTGGAGCCCAGTGTATATACAATACTAATTATAATGAACAATGATGTCAGCAAAGAAATATATCCTATgacaataaatatttataaag TGACAACAAAACCGCAATTGTCAGTAATAGTTGTACCAGTTTCTTGTTCACTTGCGGCTGTAGTGCTGATTGTTTTTGGCATTGCATATTACATACAAAGCAGAGCAAGATTTACAGTGGAAGTGGCAGATTTTGATTTTGGTCAAAGTAATCCAGAGATGGAATATAAAACGTTCACAGAACGGTTACGAGATTCATTCAATAACACCATAAGACCAGGAAACAAACGGATAAGTGTAGGCCAACCCTATTATGGCAGCATGAATCACTAA